The Passer domesticus isolate bPasDom1 chromosome 34, bPasDom1.hap1, whole genome shotgun sequence genome window below encodes:
- the ATG4D gene encoding LOW QUALITY PROTEIN: cysteine protease ATG4D (The sequence of the model RefSeq protein was modified relative to this genomic sequence to represent the inferred CDS: deleted 4 bases in 2 codons), with protein sequence LAPAPPRGPAPPARRRRHERGGGRTGTPPGPGTPPGSGPGPGSGPGSPGRARAGRAARAAPRDGGLEQRQIRLDAAARAPTSALGTPCTCWGGSTARAAGRSWPGSRRDFRSRLWLTYRSGFPALPGTARTSDCGWGCTLRSAQMLLAQGLLLHLLGRDWMWPEAPLEPGAGGGPQEPRPPGTGAGPPRGNGHGTPQNGASPPGTGAGTPRDGRRTLKDGHGTPQNGARTPQDGHRDPPGRARDPQGRSQDPPGWTRPPWMERGSPGTDTDPPGRTVRPPGRTRDPPGWSQDPPGWSQDPPGWTRPPQNGQGPPRMDHGALRGGRGTPWNNPGTPRDSPGSPWDSFRTPRDGHGTPQNNPRPPWNGHGTPWNSPGTPLKRERDPRDSPGTPWNSPGTPRNGHGTPRESPGTPWNNPGPPGTGTGPLGTAPGTPRSPPGRRERRHRAIVSWFCDHPRAPFGIHRLVQLGREFGRSAGDWFGPAIAAHLLRGAVESCAETPRARRVAQDCTVYKGDVARLVRGDRDGGTAGPGAPGTPGPGTPGTGSSGNTGTGNTGTGSAGTRNIEARDTGSSGGHRDRENRELQERRDHRECRDWEHRDREHRNRNSPGLILLVPARLGGENLNPVYVECVKSLLQLRSCLGIIGGKPRHSLFFLGFQGDSLLYLDPHLCQPCVDPTREDFPLQSFHCCFPRKMPFGRMDPSCTLGFYARGTELGQLWGDLARVLAPPRYPIFTLAEGLAQDQALDPPPGPPPPLPRRGKRPKKPNSEEFVLL encoded by the exons TTGGCCCCCGCCCCCCCGCGGGGCCCCGCCCCccccgcgcgccgccgccgccatgagCGGGGGGGGGGCAGgaccgggaccccccccgggcccgggaccccccccgggagcggccccggccccgggagcggccccgggagccccgggcgGGCCCGAGCGGGGCGGGCAGCGCGTGCGGCGCCGCGTGATGGCGGCCTGGAACAGCGTCAGATACG GCTGGACGCTGCGGCCCGCGCCCCCACTTCAGCCCTCGGGACCCCCTGCACCTGCTGGGGAGGGTCTACAGCCCGGGCAGCGGGG AGGAGCTGGCCCGGTTCCCGGCGCGATTTCCGCTCCCGCCTGTGGCTGACGTACCGGAGCGGCTTCCCGGCGCTGCCGGGCACGGCGCGCACCTCGGACTGCGGCTGGGGCTGCACGCTGCGCAGCGCGCagatgctgctggcccaggggctgctgctgcacctgctGGGCCGCG ACTGGATGTGGCCGGAGGCGCCGCTGGAGCCCGGAGCGGGGGGGGGCCCGCAGGAGCCGAGACCCCCCGGGACGGGCGCGGGACCCCCAAGGGGGAACGGGCACGGGACCCCCCAGAACGGAGCCAG CCCCCCCGGGACGGGCGCGGGGACCCCCCGGGACGGGCGCAGGACCCTCAAGGACGGGCACGGGACCCCCCAGAACGGAGCCAGGACCCCCCAGGATGGacaccgggaccccccgggacgGGCACGGGACCCCCAGGGACGGAGCCAGGACCCCCCAGGATGGACACGACCCCCCTGGATGGAGCGAGGGTCCCCCGGGACGGACACGGATCCCCCAGGACGGACAGTGCGGCCCCCCGGGAGGACGCGGGACCCCCCGGGATGGAGCCAGGACCCCCCGGGATGGAGCCAGGACCCTCCAGGGTGGACGAGACCCCCCCAGAATGGGCAGGGACCCCCCAGGATGGACCACGGAGCGCTCCGGGGGGGACGCGGGACCCCCTGGAACAACCCCGGGACCCCTCGGGACAGTCCCGGGAGCCCCTGGGACAGCTTCAGGACCCCCCGGGACGGGCACGGGACCCCCCAGAACAACCCCAGGCCCCCCTGGAACGGGCACGGGACCCCCTGGAACAGCCCTGGGACCCCCCTGAAACGGGAACGAGACCCtcgggacagccccgggactCCCTGGAacagccccgggaccccccggaaCGGGCACGGGACCCCTCGGGAgagccccgggaccccctgGAACAACCCCGGACCCCCCGGAACGGGCACGGGACCGCTCGGGACagcccccgggaccccccggtcGCCCCCCGGGAGGCGGGAGCGGCGGCACCGCGCCATCGTGTCGTGGTTCTGCGACCACCCCCGCGCCCCGTTCGGCATCCACCGGCTGGTGCAGCTGGGCCGGGAGTTCGGCCGCAGCGCCGGCGACTGGTTCGGCCCCGCCATCGCCGCCCACCTGCTCCG GGGGGCCGTGGAGTCGTGCGCGGAGACCCCCCGGGCTCGCCGTGTGGCCCAGGATTGCACCG TGTACAAAGGGGATGTGGCCAGGTTGGTGAGGGGCGACCGTGATGGGGGGACGGCGGGACCGGGAGCTCCGGGAACACCGGGACCGGGAACACCGGGGACCGGGAGCTCCGGGAACACCGGGACCGGGAACA CCGGGACCGGGAGCGCCGGGACACGGAACATCGAGGCACGGGACACCGGGAGCTCCGGCGGACACCGGGACCGGGAAAACCGGGAGCTCCAGGAACGTCGGGATCACCGGGAATGCCGGGATTGGGAACACCGGGACCGGGAGCACCGGAACCGGAACAGCCCC GGGCTCATCCTGCTGGTCCCGGCGCGCTTGGGGGGCGAGAACCTGAACCCGGTGTACGTGGAGTGCGTCAAG TCGCTGCTGCAGCTCCGCTCCTGCCTCGGCATCATCGGCGGCAAGCCCCGGCACTCGCTCTTCTTCCTCGGCTTCCAAG gtgATTCCCTGCTCTACCTGGACCCGcacctctgccagccctgcgtGGACCCCACCCGCGAGGATTTCCCTCTCCAG TCGTTCCACTGCTGCTTCCCGCGGAAAATGCCCTTTGGGAGGATGGACCCCAGCTGCACCCTCGGGTTCTACGCGCGCGGGAcggagctggggcagctctggggggaCCTGGCCCGG GTGCTGGCCCCCCCCCGGTACCCCATCTTCACCCTGGCCGAGGGTCTCGCTCAGGACCAAGCCCTGGACCCCCCCCCCGggccgccccctcccctcccccgcCGGGGGAAGcgccccaaaaaacccaactcgGAGGAGTTCGTTCTGCTGTGA